The following coding sequences are from one Candidatus Marinimicrobia bacterium CG08_land_8_20_14_0_20_45_22 window:
- the fusA gene encoding elongation factor G, whose amino-acid sequence MDSGIIQKIRNIGIVAHIDAGKTTTSERILFFTGVTHKMGEVHDGQAVMDFMKQEQERGITITSAAITTQWKDYQINLIDTPGHIDFTLEVERSLRVLDGIVMVFCAVGGVEPQSETVWHQADTYKVPRIAFINKMDRQGADLFQAVEQMNEMLVANAVLFQLQIGQESEFKGVVDLVMMKAFTYNELDVIESEIPENLRESAQKYRTELVEKLADYDESLMTKYLDGEEPTVEDIKRAARYAVLTLCVTPVFCGTAFKNKGVRLLLDAVVDYLPSPVDRGVVIGKDVKHPDIPITRKPGFKEPFSALAFKITNDAYVGQQTFIRVYSGELNSGSYIYNSTKMKRERIGRIMRIHADDREEISELRAGDIGALIGMKYTTTGDTLCAENEPVLLENIHYPETVLDMKIEPASNKERDRLSLALGRLALEDPSFKVRFDSETEETVISGMGELHLEIIVDRLKTEHKLEVVVGEPAVAYRETITREVEHTYRYKKQTGGKGQFAHIVFRLEPNQGHGNEFADHVKGGNIPREYIPAVQKAFFEACEAGLYANYPIVDMKFVLVDGSYHAVDSSEMAFRICTHQAMREIISKAAPQLLEPIMKIEVNTPDEYMGDAIGDINRRRGKIENMRRHRKGSQKLTGLVPLMEMFGYASALRTISSGRAAFSMEFLDYAPLPKNIEEIVVEEQRKKKQQR is encoded by the coding sequence ATGGATAGTGGAATAATACAAAAGATACGAAATATCGGGATCGTCGCGCATATTGACGCAGGAAAGACCACGACGAGCGAGCGCATTCTGTTTTTTACCGGCGTTACGCATAAGATGGGCGAAGTTCACGACGGTCAGGCTGTTATGGACTTTATGAAGCAGGAGCAGGAGCGCGGCATTACAATCACATCGGCGGCAATCACGACACAATGGAAAGATTATCAGATCAACCTGATCGACACGCCGGGACACATCGATTTTACGCTGGAAGTGGAAAGATCATTGAGAGTTTTAGACGGGATCGTGATGGTTTTTTGCGCGGTTGGCGGCGTCGAGCCGCAAAGTGAAACCGTTTGGCATCAGGCGGACACTTACAAAGTTCCGCGCATCGCATTTATCAATAAAATGGATCGACAAGGCGCAGACCTTTTTCAAGCAGTCGAACAGATGAATGAAATGCTGGTCGCTAACGCGGTATTATTTCAACTGCAAATCGGGCAAGAATCCGAATTCAAAGGCGTTGTCGATCTTGTAATGATGAAAGCCTTCACCTACAACGAATTAGATGTTATCGAATCGGAAATTCCGGAAAATCTGCGAGAAAGTGCCCAAAAATATCGCACCGAGTTAGTGGAAAAACTTGCCGATTACGACGAATCGTTGATGACAAAGTATTTAGACGGTGAAGAACCAACCGTTGAAGACATCAAACGGGCGGCGAGATATGCGGTACTGACGCTCTGTGTGACGCCTGTTTTCTGCGGGACGGCATTTAAGAATAAAGGCGTTCGTTTATTACTGGATGCGGTCGTTGATTATCTGCCTTCGCCGGTTGATCGAGGGGTTGTAATCGGTAAAGATGTTAAACATCCGGATATACCGATAACAAGGAAACCAGGTTTCAAAGAACCGTTTTCTGCATTGGCGTTTAAAATTACCAACGACGCGTATGTCGGACAACAAACATTCATTCGCGTATATTCTGGCGAACTCAATTCCGGTTCCTATATTTACAATTCTACGAAAATGAAACGCGAGCGGATTGGTAGAATCATGCGAATTCATGCCGACGATCGAGAGGAAATAAGCGAATTGCGGGCTGGCGACATCGGCGCATTGATCGGAATGAAATATACGACGACCGGCGATACGCTTTGCGCGGAAAATGAACCCGTTTTGCTGGAAAACATACATTATCCCGAAACCGTTCTGGATATGAAGATCGAGCCTGCCAGCAATAAGGAGCGGGACAGACTTTCGCTTGCATTGGGCCGGTTAGCGCTTGAAGACCCGTCATTTAAAGTCCGGTTTGACAGTGAAACGGAGGAGACGGTCATTTCCGGAATGGGCGAATTGCATTTAGAAATTATTGTCGATCGTCTCAAGACTGAACATAAACTTGAGGTTGTTGTCGGCGAACCGGCGGTAGCGTACCGGGAAACGATTACGCGGGAAGTCGAGCATACCTATCGTTACAAAAAGCAGACGGGCGGTAAGGGACAGTTTGCGCACATCGTCTTTCGTTTGGAACCAAATCAGGGACACGGCAACGAGTTCGCCGATCATGTCAAAGGTGGTAATATTCCTCGCGAGTACATTCCGGCAGTGCAGAAGGCTTTTTTTGAAGCCTGCGAAGCGGGTTTGTATGCCAACTATCCGATCGTGGATATGAAATTTGTTTTGGTTGATGGAAGTTATCATGCAGTGGATTCGAGCGAAATGGCGTTCCGGATTTGCACACATCAGGCGATGAGAGAGATCATCAGCAAAGCCGCGCCGCAATTGCTCGAACCTATTATGAAAATCGAAGTGAATACGCCGGATGAATATATGGGCGATGCAATTGGCGATATAAACCGCAGACGAGGAAAAATCGAAAACATGCGTCGTCACAGAAAAGGTTCGCAGAAATTGACGGGTCTTGTTCCGTTAATGGAAATGTTCGGATATGCCTCGGCACTGCGGACGATTTCCAGCGGTCGTGCGGCGTTCTCGATGGAATTTCTTGACTATGCGCCGTTGCCAAAAAATATCGAAGAAATCGTCGTCGAGGAACAGCGGAAGAAAAAGCAACAAAGATAG
- a CDS encoding potassium transporter TrkA, translating into MAKDKVFAVFGLGTFGMEVCRSLSEKGGKVIAIDNSPTLIEKAKNMVMQAILLDSTDEESLKNAPTEDIDVAVVAIGEKIEASILTTAILKNIGVPYIISRATSELHGQVLRQVGASDVINIEISQGERVAERLISPEIKDKMQIAGNIYFAEVTVSRQIVGKSILELELRKRSNINVIGIKRIHTDIDDLGNPSEKSEVEFPKPTTVLAKGDILIVVGTETDIDRMKEL; encoded by the coding sequence ATGGCAAAGGATAAGGTCTTCGCAGTTTTCGGTTTAGGAACATTCGGGATGGAAGTCTGTCGATCGCTTTCAGAAAAAGGCGGAAAAGTCATCGCTATCGACAACTCGCCCACGCTGATTGAAAAAGCAAAAAACATGGTTATGCAGGCAATTTTACTCGATAGCACGGATGAAGAATCACTCAAGAATGCTCCAACCGAAGATATCGACGTTGCGGTTGTCGCCATCGGCGAAAAAATCGAAGCGAGTATCCTGACAACAGCAATTCTCAAAAATATCGGCGTGCCGTATATCATTTCGCGCGCAACATCAGAATTACACGGACAAGTTTTAAGACAGGTCGGCGCTTCGGATGTCATTAATATCGAAATCAGTCAGGGCGAGCGCGTTGCCGAACGGCTCATTTCACCTGAAATCAAAGACAAGATGCAAATCGCCGGAAATATCTATTTCGCGGAAGTCACCGTTTCACGGCAAATCGTCGGTAAGTCGATTCTTGAACTCGAACTGCGGAAACGATCGAACATCAACGTCATCGGCATTAAACGCATTCATACGGACATCGACGACCTCGGCAATCCCAGCGAAAAATCCGAAGTGGAATTTCCCAAACCGACGACTGTTCTCGCTAAAGGCGACATCCTGATCGTCGTCGGAACAGAAACCGATATCGATCGCATGAAGGAATTGTAA
- a CDS encoding TrkH family potassium uptake protein: MPTKLKNPDIFVFLILIFGLLSLLLRYGLPTCASVNALLSIVDWLVMIFFIGGLILRFYLIHFRLVFFRNILFDIFLLFLLVFISVYSNSRPYLLSASRASTLATNLIFLRALLSLIKILSRIKKLNYFVKSVYRHPAQTIAISFLIIIVLGTIFLMMSFSSTTNHSVPFIDALFTATSAVCVTGLITVDTGIQFSVWGKIIIMILIQIGGLGIMILSYFAAFVIGKRVSLEEKLALSYLLNEQDMQKMSSTIIKIIIFTLIIEIIGAALLFPNFKNAFGVGTQALFFSLFHAVSAFCNAGFSLFSNNFESYRSNVSLNLTVAFLIITGGLSFAVLSDLLENFWINIKSNLFSQQIRRKRLSVNSKAVITVTTILLVSGTLIIYAFEHRNVLLGFDLKTQYLSAFFQSVTLRTAGFNTIIIGNLQTYTLFIMILFMFIGGASGSTAGGVKVNTISVIFAYIKSVVRGKEEVTLMKHSLPKELVNKSFLIIILALSTVFTVTTMLLITENFRFEQILFEVVSAFGTVGLSTGITPMLSFFGKFIIAVTMFIGRVGPLTLVIAFSQKNETYKIRLPEGNLLIG, translated from the coding sequence ATGCCAACAAAATTAAAAAATCCGGACATTTTTGTATTTCTGATCCTCATCTTTGGATTATTGTCTCTCTTGTTGCGATATGGATTGCCAACCTGCGCATCGGTTAATGCACTTTTGAGTATCGTTGACTGGCTCGTTATGATATTCTTTATCGGCGGACTTATTCTCCGGTTTTATTTGATACATTTCAGATTAGTCTTCTTTCGGAATATTTTGTTTGACATATTCCTATTATTCCTATTGGTTTTCATTTCCGTTTACTCGAACAGCAGACCTTATTTACTAAGCGCATCCAGAGCATCTACATTGGCGACAAATCTCATCTTTCTTAGGGCTCTTTTGAGTTTGATCAAAATCCTTAGTCGTATCAAGAAACTGAACTATTTTGTCAAATCCGTTTATAGACATCCCGCGCAAACAATTGCAATCAGTTTCTTGATCATCATCGTTCTCGGTACGATTTTTCTGATGATGTCGTTTTCAAGCACTACAAACCATTCAGTTCCTTTCATTGATGCATTGTTCACGGCAACATCAGCTGTTTGTGTAACCGGCCTGATTACTGTCGATACGGGAATACAGTTTTCAGTCTGGGGAAAAATTATCATCATGATCCTGATCCAGATCGGCGGTTTGGGTATCATGATCTTATCTTATTTTGCCGCATTTGTTATCGGTAAACGAGTCTCGCTGGAAGAAAAACTTGCACTTTCGTATTTATTGAACGAACAGGATATGCAAAAGATGTCATCAACAATCATTAAAATTATTATTTTTACACTGATTATTGAGATAATTGGCGCGGCGCTTCTCTTCCCCAATTTTAAAAACGCTTTCGGCGTCGGCACCCAAGCGCTATTCTTTTCTTTATTCCATGCCGTTTCTGCTTTCTGCAATGCCGGTTTTTCGCTTTTTTCAAATAATTTTGAGAGTTATCGATCCAACGTCTCGTTGAACCTGACGGTTGCTTTCTTGATTATCACCGGCGGATTGAGTTTTGCCGTTCTCTCAGACTTACTAGAAAACTTTTGGATAAATATCAAATCCAACCTGTTTTCCCAGCAAATTCGTAGAAAAAGACTATCAGTTAATTCCAAAGCGGTCATCACGGTAACAACAATTTTACTCGTCAGCGGGACATTAATTATTTATGCTTTCGAGCATCGGAACGTCCTGCTCGGTTTCGATCTAAAAACCCAATACCTTAGCGCTTTTTTTCAATCGGTTACCTTGAGAACTGCAGGATTTAACACAATCATCATTGGAAATCTACAAACGTACACCTTATTCATTATGATTTTGTTTATGTTCATCGGTGGCGCATCCGGTTCGACCGCCGGCGGCGTAAAAGTCAATACGATTTCGGTTATCTTTGCCTATATTAAATCCGTAGTTCGAGGAAAAGAAGAGGTCACTTTGATGAAACATTCGCTGCCGAAAGAATTGGTCAACAAATCGTTTTTGATCATCATTCTGGCTTTATCAACCGTTTTTACGGTGACGACGATGCTTCTAATTACCGAGAATTTTCGGTTTGAACAGATCCTTTTTGAGGTCGTTTCCGCATTCGGGACCGTTGGACTTTCAACGGGAATCACGCCTATGCTGAGTTTTTTCGGAAAATTCATAATTGCTGTCACTATGTTCATCGGACGTGTCGGTCCGCTGACGTTGGTGATTGCTTTCTCGCAAAAGAACGAGACTTACAAAATCCGGCTCCCAGAAGGTAATCTCCTTATTGGATAA